From Triticum aestivum cultivar Chinese Spring chromosome 4A, IWGSC CS RefSeq v2.1, whole genome shotgun sequence, a single genomic window includes:
- the LOC123082572 gene encoding protein YIPF5, with protein sequence MANKDLTFPQVVFNPSTPTYRRHTIAWTSTSNPLLPLDDEPPLLDELDTPTESLPRRGGTVAAAAPAMVNRYLPFFQGVVLNPSTPTHHPIPGNGNVAANLDDEPPLLEELDIDTGLIWRKAVSILHPLRSVDPSLHADADLSGPVLILLSLALFQLMAGKLHFGIVLGWATAASFFLYFISSMLLSPGRGGRGDFSLYRCASLLGYCMLSMTIFSAVSLFLPRGGGLIFAVGMGFVLWSTRVCSRLLVASGGHGDEHRGLIAYPCFLVFMLFSLLVIF encoded by the coding sequence ATGGCGAACAAGGACCTCACCTTCCCACAGGTGGTCTTCAACCCCTCGACTCCGACCTACCGCCGGCACACTATCGCCTGGACTTCCACCTCGAACCCGCTGCTGCCCTTGGACGACGAGCCGCCGCTTCTCGATGAGCTGGACACCCCGACCGAATCTCTACCTCGCCGAGGCGgaaccgtcgccgccgccgcaccagccATGGTGAACAGATACCTCCCCTTCTTCCAAGGGGTGGTACTCAACCCGTCCACGCCGACCCACCACCCTATCCCCGGGAACGGGAACGTCGCCGCCAACTTGGACGACGAGCCGCCGCTTCTGGAGGAGCTCGACATCGACACGGGTCTCATCTGGCGGAAGGCGGTCTCCATCCTCCACCCCCTCCGCTCCGTGGACCCGTCCCTCCACGCGGACGCCGACCTCTCCGGCCCCGTGCTGATCCTACTATCCTTGGCCCTCTTCCAGCTCATGGCCGGGAAGCTCCACTTCGGGATCGTCCTCGGCTGGGCCACCGCCGCGTCCTTCTTCCTCTACTTCATCTCCTCCATGCTGCTCTCGCCGGGACGAGGAGGCCGTGGCGACTTCAGCCTCTACAGGTGCGCCAGCCTGCTAGGCTACTGCATGCTCTCCATGACCATCTTCTCGGCGGTGTCTCTGTTCCTGCCGCGGGGCGGCGGGCTCATCTTCGCGGTGGGCATGGGGTTCGTGCTGTGGTCCACCAGGGTCTGCAGCAGGCTGCTGGTAGCTTCCGGCGGCCATGGCGATGAGCATCGGGGGCTCATTGCCTACCCGTGCTTCCTCGTCTTCATGCTCTTCTCCCTGCTTGTCATCTTTTGA